In one window of Ovis aries strain OAR_USU_Benz2616 breed Rambouillet chromosome 3, ARS-UI_Ramb_v3.0, whole genome shotgun sequence DNA:
- the MYMK gene encoding protein myomaker, translating to MSFSTCALPSLPPSRHLSRSCHRGPHWKEQSVSLSSPCPGDPGGRHPAPPPQPMGTLMAKLLLPTVSSLAFLPTVSIAARRRFHMEAMVYLFTTFFLALHHACAGPGLSLLCLLRHDVLEYFSIYGTALSMWVSLMALADFDEPKRSTFVMFGVLTIAVRIYHDRWGYGVYSGPIGSAILIIAAKWLQQMKETRRLFPDKSVYAQQIGPGLCFGALALMLRFFFEDWDYTYVHSSYHCALAMSFTLLLPKVNKKAGSAGAPAKLDCSTLCCACI from the exons ATGAGCTTCTCGACATGTGCGCTCCCATCCCTGCCTCCTTCAAGGCATTTAAGCCGCAGCTGCCACCGGGGCCCCCACTGGAAGGAGCAGTCcgtctccctctcttctccctgcCCTGGGGACCCCGGCGGCCGGcaccccgcccctcctccccagcccatgGGGACGCTCATGGCTAAACTGCTGCTGCCCACAGTCAGCAGCCTGGCCTTCCTCCCCACGGTCAGCATCGCTGCCAGAAGGCGGTTCCACATGGAGGCCATGGTTTACCTCTTCACCACTTTCTTTCTGGCG CTCCACCACGCCTGCGCCGGGCCCGGCCTCTCGCTGCTTTGCCTCCTGCGCCACGACGTCCTGGAGTACTTCAGCATCTACGGGACGGCCCTCAGCATGTGGGTCTCACTGATGG CGCTGGCCGACTTCGATGAGCCTAAGCGGTCCACTTTCGTGATGTTTGGTGTCCTGACCATCGCCGTGCGGATCTACCACGACCGCTGGGGCTACGGGGTGTACTCTGGCCCCATCGGCTCGGCCATCCTCATCATCGCGGCCAAGTGG CTGCAGCAGATGAAGGAGACGCGGCGCCTGTTTCCGGACAAGAGCGTGTACGCCCAGCAGATAGGCCCCGGCCTCTGCTTCGGGGCCCTGGCCCTCATGTTGCGCTTCTTCTTCGAG GACTGGGACTACACCTACGTCCACAGCTCCTACCACTGCGCCCTGGCCATGTCCTTCACCCTGCTGCTGCCCAAGGTCAACAAGAAGGCCGGAAGTGCAGGGGCCCCCGCCAAGCTGGACTGCTCCACCCTCTGCTGTGCCTGCATCTGA